One window of the Nocardia huaxiensis genome contains the following:
- a CDS encoding O-methyltransferase, translated as MTSFDWADVDRYLVETVVGDQDSETLRANAAAGLPAIDVSPPQGKFLYLIAKSVRARRALEIGTLGGYSTTWLARAVGKDGQVVTFENEPKHAEVARGNLDRAGVGERVEIRVGAALDGLPVLAQENPEPFDLVFIDADKVNNANYVRWALRLTRPGSVIIVDNVVRNGGVADAGSTDAAIRASREVIELVAAEPRLDGTVLQTVGSKGWDGFIYAVVNGDD; from the coding sequence ATGACGAGCTTCGACTGGGCCGATGTTGATCGCTATCTCGTGGAAACCGTGGTCGGAGACCAGGATTCGGAGACGCTGCGTGCGAACGCCGCGGCCGGGTTGCCTGCCATCGATGTGTCGCCGCCGCAGGGGAAGTTCCTGTACCTGATCGCGAAATCCGTGCGGGCCCGGCGGGCGTTGGAGATCGGGACACTCGGCGGATACAGCACGACGTGGCTGGCGCGCGCGGTCGGCAAGGACGGGCAGGTCGTCACCTTCGAGAACGAGCCCAAGCATGCGGAGGTGGCGCGCGGGAACCTGGATCGGGCCGGGGTGGGTGAGCGCGTCGAGATCCGAGTGGGCGCGGCACTCGATGGTCTGCCGGTGTTGGCGCAGGAGAATCCGGAGCCGTTCGATCTGGTGTTCATCGATGCCGACAAGGTCAACAATGCGAACTACGTGCGGTGGGCGCTGCGGTTGACCCGGCCCGGATCGGTGATCATCGTCGACAATGTGGTGCGCAATGGCGGGGTCGCGGATGCCGGCAGCACCGATGCGGCCATTCGCGCCAGCCGGGAGGTCATCGAATTGGTCGCGGCCGAACCGCGATTGGACGGCACCGTGTTGCAGACCGTCGGCAGCAAGGGCTGGGACGGGTTCATCTATGCCGTGGTTAATGGCGACGACTGA
- a CDS encoding YchJ family protein: MSKRRKTPPVPRECPCGLPANYTDCCGRLHSGAAQATTAEQLMRSRFSAFAMHDEAYLLRSWDPATRPADVDFDPALRWERLEILGSSGGGPFHTEGTVEFRAHYRVGGAAGELHENSRFRRDNGAWVYSDGVIEN; encoded by the coding sequence ATGTCGAAGCGCCGCAAGACCCCGCCGGTTCCGCGGGAATGCCCATGCGGGCTGCCCGCGAACTACACCGACTGCTGCGGTCGCCTGCACAGCGGCGCGGCGCAGGCGACCACCGCCGAGCAGCTCATGCGATCCCGCTTCAGCGCCTTCGCGATGCACGACGAGGCGTACCTGCTGCGCAGCTGGGACCCGGCCACCCGGCCCGCCGATGTCGACTTCGATCCCGCCCTGCGCTGGGAGCGGCTCGAGATTCTCGGGTCCAGCGGCGGCGGGCCCTTCCACACCGAGGGCACCGTGGAATTCCGGGCGCACTATCGCGTCGGTGGCGCGGCGGGAGAACTGCACGAGAACAGTCGATTCCGCCGCGACAACGGCGCGTGGGTCTATTCGGACGGTGTGATCGAGAACTGA
- a CDS encoding VOC family protein has translation MPAFTPGAPCWFDVTAPDVPAAAEFYTGLFGWTAEDTGPETNHYTLLLQDGRRVAGLTAATAPDGTAKPALWLPYFSVADAAASTATAVDAGAGVFVGPTEVPGLVFAILTDPDGAPYGITQLIEHPGTEDWGGIGNPCWVEYSAARTPSDAMTHYARVFGWHYTNAAWETATENPYQALSAAPGDREFGGVHRAAPGEPAPFWAMNIHVADVDEMVERALSLGGKLLQEAVDLPGPSRLAVLADPAGAGFAVMSVG, from the coding sequence ATGCCCGCCTTCACCCCCGGCGCGCCCTGCTGGTTCGACGTCACCGCCCCCGATGTCCCGGCCGCCGCCGAGTTCTACACCGGCCTGTTCGGCTGGACCGCCGAGGACACCGGACCCGAGACCAACCACTACACCCTGCTGCTACAGGACGGCCGCCGCGTCGCGGGCCTGACCGCCGCCACCGCACCCGACGGGACGGCCAAGCCGGCACTGTGGCTGCCGTACTTCTCGGTCGCCGACGCCGCGGCGAGCACCGCGACCGCGGTCGACGCGGGCGCGGGCGTCTTCGTCGGGCCGACCGAGGTACCCGGGCTCGTCTTCGCCATCCTCACCGATCCCGATGGCGCGCCCTACGGCATCACGCAGCTGATCGAGCATCCGGGCACCGAGGACTGGGGCGGGATCGGCAACCCGTGCTGGGTCGAATACTCCGCCGCTCGCACGCCCTCGGACGCGATGACCCACTACGCCAGGGTTTTCGGCTGGCACTACACCAATGCCGCATGGGAGACCGCCACCGAGAATCCGTACCAGGCGCTGTCGGCCGCCCCCGGCGACCGCGAGTTCGGCGGCGTCCACCGCGCGGCGCCCGGTGAACCGGCGCCGTTCTGGGCCATGAACATTCACGTCGCCGACGTCGACGAGATGGTCGAGCGCGCGCTCTCGCTGGGCGGAAAACTCTTGCAGGAAGCCGTGGATCTCCCCGGCCCGTCCCGCCTGGCGGTCCTGGCCGATCCCGCAGGAGCCGGGTTCGCCGTCATGTCCGTCGGCTGA
- a CDS encoding TetR/AcrR family transcriptional regulator, whose protein sequence is MTEAKLTRDAIVTTAISLADESGLDALSMRRIADRMSVGAMSLYRHIPNKDALLAAMTDEVSRRNPYPPTDGRNWTWRDRVRIAADIDWRLYQEHPWVLFTFAVPRYNFGEHSLIVLAWLVEGFAELGVDTREATRMSLSVWSYIAGVALQEVSARLLPNKDPDAEERSGFTALLDGDPHWPPPPALAGLEGTGGHDLLDPASLLESGLTALCDGFEARARV, encoded by the coding sequence ATGACCGAGGCCAAGCTCACCCGGGACGCCATTGTCACCACCGCCATCAGCCTGGCCGACGAGTCCGGACTGGACGCACTGTCCATGCGCCGCATCGCCGACCGCATGAGTGTCGGCGCCATGTCGCTGTACCGGCACATCCCCAACAAGGACGCCCTGCTCGCCGCCATGACCGACGAGGTCTCCCGCCGCAACCCCTATCCGCCCACCGACGGCCGGAACTGGACCTGGCGCGACCGCGTGCGCATTGCCGCCGACATCGATTGGCGGCTCTACCAAGAACATCCGTGGGTGCTGTTCACCTTCGCGGTGCCGCGCTACAACTTCGGCGAGCACAGCCTCATCGTGCTGGCCTGGCTGGTGGAGGGTTTCGCCGAACTCGGCGTCGACACCCGCGAGGCCACCCGCATGTCGCTGTCGGTGTGGAGCTATATCGCCGGCGTCGCACTACAGGAGGTCAGCGCCCGCCTGCTGCCCAACAAGGACCCCGACGCCGAGGAACGCTCCGGCTTCACCGCCCTGCTCGACGGCGACCCGCACTGGCCGCCGCCGCCCGCACTGGCCGGCCTCGAGGGCACCGGCGGCCACGACCTGCTCGACCCGGCCAGCCTGCTGGAGAGCGGATTGACCGCGCTCTGCGACGGATTCGAGGCCCGCGCCCGGGTCTGA